In one window of Arachis ipaensis cultivar K30076 chromosome B06, Araip1.1, whole genome shotgun sequence DNA:
- the LOC107605482 gene encoding myosin-15 isoform X1 → MSFRKGAKVWVQDRVDAWIPAEVVDSGGGGGGGGVNNSRIQLVTDSGKKVFSTPDKLFPRDADEEEHGGVEDMTKLAYLNEPGVLYNLRRRYALNDIYTYTGSILIAVNPFTKLPHLYEIHMMEQYKGAPFGELSPHVFAVADSSYRAMMSEGKSQSILVSGESGAGKTETTKLIMQYLTFVGGRAAGDDRTVEQQVLESNPLLEAFGNARTVRNDNSSRFGKFVEIQFDSSGRISGAAIRTYLLERSRVVQITNPERNYHCFYQLCASEMDAEKYKLGHPSHFHYLNQSKIYELDGVSNAEEYVKTRRSMDIVGISHEDQEAIFRVLAAILHLGNIEFSPGKEHDSSVVKDEKSRFHMQMAAELFICDVELLLATLCTRSIQTREGNIIKALDCNAAVAGRDALAKTVYARLFDWLVDKINRSVGQDTNSQIQIGVLDIYGFECFKDNSFEQFCINFANEKLQQHFNEHVFKMEQEEYGREEINWSYIEFVDNQDVLDLIEKKPIGIIALLDEACMFPKSTYETFSTKLFNHFQSHPRLEKEKFSQTDFSISHYAGKVTYHTDSFLDKNRDYVVVEHCNLLSSSKCPFVSGLFPLLPEESSRSSYKFSSVASRFKQQLQALMETLKSTEPHYIRCVKPNSLNRPQKFENSSVIHQLRCGGVLEAVRISLAGYPTRRTYSEFVDRFGLIGPELMDGSYDDKVATERILKKLKLDNFQLGRTKVFLRAGQIGILDSRRAEVLDNAAKCIQRRLRTFILHRDFISLRAAAISIQSCCRGCIARKIYVAKRETAAAISIQKYIRMCLKRCAYLELYSSTVIIQSHVRGFTTRKRFLHGKEHRAATVIQAYWRMAKVRSTFRRRQASIVAIQCLWRRKQAKRELRRLKQEANEAGALRLAKSKLEKQLDELTWRLHLEKKIRGSNEESKQMEISKLQKMLEALNLELDAAKLATINECNKNAVLQNQLVLSMKEKSALEKELVVMEEVRKENALLKDSLSAFEKKCTNLELELMDAQKGRIEMVEKLREFEQKCSQLEQSVKSLEGKVLNLEEENHVLRQKALSAAPKSNRSGLAKSLSEKYSSVISSRTERKPLFETPTPTKLAPFTSGLTDPRRPKLTAERHQDNYEFLSRCIKENLGFKNGKPLAARIIYKCLLQWRAFESERTAIFDYIIEGINDVLKVKDDASLLPYWLSNTSALLCLLQRNIRSNGFLTPTAHRHTGSSGFSSRLGHGPKSPMKLIGYDDGFSHVEARYPAILFKQQLTACVEKIFGLIRDNLKKELSPLLGQCIQAPKAGRSHGGKSTRSPGAPPQQSSGGQWDNIVKFLDTLMSQLRGNHVPSFFIRKLVTQVFSFINITLFNSLLLRRECCTFSNGEYVKSGLAELEKWIGNATEEYAGTSWHELNYIRQAVGFLVIHQKRKKSLEEICQDLCPALTVRQIYRISTMYWDDKYGTQSVSNEVVSEMREIVSKDNQNLTSNSFLLDDDLSIPFSAEDIDMAIPAIDPDDIELPPFLSEHPCAEFLTSLQKSTTVS, encoded by the exons ATGAGTTTTCGAAAGGGCGCTAAGGTTTGGGTCCAGGACAGGGTTGATGCTTGGATACCTGCCGAAGTTGTTGACTCCGGAGGCGGCGGCGGTGGCGGCGGAGTCAACAATAGTCGTATTCAGCTCGTGACCGACTCCGGCAAGAAG gTTTTTTCTACCCCTGATAAGCTGTTCCCGCGGGATGCGGATGAAGAAGAGCATGGTGGAGTTGAAGACATGACTAAGCTGGCTTACTTGAATGAGCCAGGAGTGTTGTACAATCTTCGGAGGAGATATGCGCTCAATGATATCTAT ACTTATACAGGAAGCATTTTAATAGCTGTTAATCCCTTCACAAAGCTTCCTCATTTGTATGAAATCCATATGATGGAGCAGTATAAGGGAGCTCCATTCGGTGAGCTTAGCCCACATGTTTTTGCTGTTGCAGATTCTTCTTATAG AGCAATGATGAGTGAAGGTAAAAGTCAATCTATCTTGGTAAGCGGTGAAAGTGGTGCTGGCAAAACTGAGACAACAAAATTAATCATGCAGTATCTTACCTTTGTTGGTGGACGTGCTGCTGGTGACGATAGAACAGTTGAACAACAAGTTCTGGAA TCAAATCCACTTTTAGAGGCATTTGGTAATGCAAGGACAGTCAGAAATGACAATTCAAG TCGTTTTGGGAAGTTTGTTGAAATTCAGTTTGATTCAAGTGGTAGAATATCTGGTGCTGCAATTAGAACATACTTATTGGAAAGATCACGAGTAGTGCAGATAACGAATCCAGAAAGAAATTATCACTGTTTTTATCAGTTGTGTGCATCTGAAATG GATGCAGAAAAGTATAAGTTGGGACATCCAAGCCACTTCCACTATTTAAACCAAAGTAAAATCTATGAACTTGATGGTGTAAGCAATGCTGAAGAATATGTGAAGACGAGGAGGTCAATGGATATTGTTGGCATAAGTCATGAGGACCAG GAAGCCATATTTCGTGTCTTAGCTGCAATTTTACATTTGGGGAATATTGAATTTTCTCCTGGAAAAGAGCATGACTCGTCAGTAGTAAAGGATGAGAAATCAAGATTCCATATGCAGATGGCTGCTGAACTCTTCAT ATGTGATGTAGAGCTACTACTAGCAACATTATGTACTCGGTCAATACAAACTCGAGAGGGAAATATAATTAAAGCTCTTGATTGTAATGCTGCTGTTGCTGGACGGGATGCTTTGGCAAAAACGGTTTATGCTCGTTTATTTGATTG GCTTGTTGATAAGATCAATAGGTCTGTTGGTCAGGATACAAATTCTCAGATTCAAATTGGAGTTCTCGATATCTATGGCTTTGAGTGCTTCAAGGATAATAG TTTTGAGCAATTCTGCATCAATTTTGCAAATGAAAAGCTTCAGCAACATTTTAATGAG CATGTATTCAAGATGGAGCAGGAAGAGTATGGTAGAGAAGAAATAAACTGGAGTTACATTGAATTCGTGGACAACCAAGATGTGTTGGATCTAATTGAAAAG AAACCCATTGGTATCATTGCTCTATTGGATGAAGCCTG CATGTTCCCAAAATCTACATATGAAACATTCTCAACCAAGTTGTTTAACCATTTCCAGTCTCACCCGAGATTGGAAAAGGAGAAGTTTTCACAAACTGATTTCAGTATTTCTCATTATGCTGGAAAG GTTACATATCACACAGATTCCTTCTTAGACAAAAATCGTGATTATGTTGTAGTAGAACACTGTAATCTATTATCTTCTTCGAAATGCCCCTTTGTGTCTGGTCTTTTTCCTTTGCTACCAGAGGAATCTTCAAGATCATCTTACAAGTTTTCATCTGTGGCATCCAGATTTAAG CAACAACTCCAAGCTCTTATGGAGACCCTTAAATCAACAGAGCCTCATTACATACGATGCGTGAAGCCAAATTCTTTGAACCGACCACAAAAGTTTGAGAATTCCAGTGTCATACACCAATTGCGATGTGGG GGTGTCCTTGAGGCTGTTCGTATAAGCCTAGCTGGTTACCCCACCCGAAGGACTTATTCAGAGTTTGTGGATCGCTTTGGCTTAATAGGCCCTGAATTAATGGACGGGAG TTATGATGATAAAGTTGCAACCGAGAGAATTCTGAAGAAGCTCAAGCTTGATAACTTTCAG ttGGGTAGGACCAAAGTATTTCTCAGGGCTGGTCAAATTGGTATTTTAGACTCCAGACGAGCTGAGGTTCTGGACAATGCTGCAAAATGTATTCAGCGGCGACTGAGGACATTTATTTTACACAGGGATTTCATCTCACTCAGAGCTGCTGCAATTTCTATTCAGTCATGCTGCAGGG GGTGCATTGCACGAAAGATTTACGTTGCTAAAAGGGAGACCGCTGCAGCTATCTCTATTCAGAAATACATCCGTATGTGTCTAAAGAGGTGTGCTTACTTAGAACTATATTCATCTACTGTCATCATTCAGTCACATGTCCGTGGTTTTACAACTCGCAAAAGATTCTTGCATGGAAAGGAGCATAGAGCTGCTACTGTTATTCAG GCATATTGGAGGATGGCCAAGGTTAGGTCAACTTTCCGACGTCGTCAAGCTTCAATTGTGGCAATACAATGCCTTTGGCGGCGTAAACAAGCTAAAAGAGAGCTTCGGAGACTTAAGCAA GAGGCTAATGAGGCTGGTGCTCTCCGTTTAGCTAAGAGTAAACTTGAGAAGCAATTGGACGAGCTGACATGGCGTTTGCAtcttgaaaagaaaataagg GGTTCCAATGAAGAGTCTAAGCAAATGGAGATTTCCAAACTTCAAAAGATGTTAGAAGCCTTGAATCTTGAATTAGATGCAGCTAAATTGGCAACAATTAACGAATGCAATAAGAATGCTGTTCTGCAAAATCAGTTGGTATTGTCAATGAAGGAAAAATCTGCTTTAGAAAAAGAGTTGGTTGTAATGGAGGAAGTACGGAAGGAAAATGCTCTCCTAAAG GATTCTTTGAGTGCCTTCGAAAAGAAGTGCACAAATTTGGAACTTGAACTCATGGATGCTCAAAAAGGCCGTATAGAAATGGTTGAGAAACTGAGAGAATTTGAACAGAAGTGTTCTCAACTGGAGCAAAGTGTTAAGAG CCTTGAGGGGAAGGTATTGAATTTAGAGGAAGAAAATCATGTGCTTCGGCAGAAAGCCTTAAGTGCTGCTCCTAAGAGTAACCGTTCAGGTCTTGCAAAGTCATTGTCAGAG AAATATTCAAGCGTAATTTCTTCCCGCACTGAGAGAAAGCCCCTATTT GAGACACCCACACCCACAAAACTTGCTCCCTTTACATCAGGCTTGACAGACCCTCGTCGTCCTAAGTTAACAGCAGAGAGGCACCAG GATAACTATGAATTTCTTTCTAGGTGTATCAAAGAAAATTTGGGATTTAAAAATGGTAAACCTCTGGCAGCTCGTATCATATACAAATGTCTTCTTCAATGGCGTGCCTTCGAATCTGAGCGCACAGCTATTTTTGATTACATAATTGAGGGCATAAACGATGTTCTAAAG GTTAAGGATGATGCCTCTCTATTGCCATATTGGCTTTCAAATACATCTGCCCTGCTGTGCCTTTTACAGAGGAACATACGTTCAAATGGCTTTTTAACTCCCACTGCTCATCGTCATACGGGATCTTCTGGTTTCAGCAGCCGATTAGGCCAT GGACCAAAATCTCCAATGAAGCTTATTGGATATGATGATGGTTTTTCACATGTGGAGGCAAGATATCCAGCTATACTTTTTAAGCAACAGCTTACTGCTTGTGTAGAGAAAATTTTTGGTCTTATACGAGATAATTTAAAAAAGGAACTCTCCCCTCTGCTGGGGCAATGTATTCAG GCACCCAAAGCAGGACGATCCCATGGTGGAAAGTCAACCAGATCTCCTGGTGCACCTCCTCAACAATCATCTGGTGGTCAATGGGACAATATTGTCAAATTTTTGGACACACTCATGAGCCAACTTCGTGGAAACCAT GTGCCTTCCTTCTTTATCCGCAAGCTAGTTACCCAGGTCTTTTCTTTCATCAATATAACCCTTTTTAACAG tcTTCTCTTGCGGCGTGAATGTTGCACATTCTCAAATGGTGAGTATGTGAAGTCTGGTCTAGCAGAATTGGAGAAGTGGATAGGCAATGCAACAGAGGAG TATGCAGGAACATCTTGGCATGAGCTTAATTATATAAGACAAGCTGTTGGGTTCTTG GTAATACATCAGAAGAGGAAGAAATCTTTGGAAGAGATTTGCCAAGATCTTTGCCCG GCACTGACGGTGAGGCAGATCTATCGAATCAGTACTATGTACTGGGACGACAAGTATGGAACCCAGAGCGTATCCAATGAG GTAGTCAGTGAAATGAGGGAAATTGTTAGTAAGGACAATCAGAACTTGACCTCAAATTCTTTTCTGTTGGATGACGATCTGAG TATTCCTTTCTCGGCCGAAGACATAGATATGGCAATCCCTGCTATAGATCCGGATGATATTGAGCTTCCACCATTCTTGTCTGAACATCCCTGTGCCGAATTTCTTACTTCGCTTCAGAAGTCTACTACAGTTTCATGA
- the LOC107605482 gene encoding myosin-15 isoform X2, which translates to MSFRKGAKVWVQDRVDAWIPAEVVDSGGGGGGGGVNNSRIQLVTDSGKKVFSTPDKLFPRDADEEEHGGVEDMTKLAYLNEPGVLYNLRRRYALNDIYTYTGSILIAVNPFTKLPHLYEIHMMEQYKGAPFGELSPHVFAVADSSYRAMMSEGKSQSILVSGESGAGKTETTKLIMQYLTFVGGRAAGDDRTVEQQVLESNPLLEAFGNARTVRNDNSSRFGKFVEIQFDSSGRISGAAIRTYLLERSRVVQITNPERNYHCFYQLCASEMDAEKYKLGHPSHFHYLNQSKIYELDGVSNAEEYVKTRRSMDIVGISHEDQEAIFRVLAAILHLGNIEFSPGKEHDSSVVKDEKSRFHMQMAAELFICDVELLLATLCTRSIQTREGNIIKALDCNAAVAGRDALAKTVYARLFDWLVDKINRSVGQDTNSQIQIGVLDIYGFECFKDNSFEQFCINFANEKLQQHFNEHVFKMEQEEYGREEINWSYIEFVDNQDVLDLIEKKPIGIIALLDEACMFPKSTYETFSTKLFNHFQSHPRLEKEKFSQTDFSISHYAGKVTYHTDSFLDKNRDYVVVEHCNLLSSSKCPFVSGLFPLLPEESSRSSYKFSSVASRFKQQLQALMETLKSTEPHYIRCVKPNSLNRPQKFENSSVIHQLRCGGVLEAVRISLAGYPTRRTYSEFVDRFGLIGPELMDGSYDDKVATERILKKLKLDNFQLGRTKVFLRAGQIGILDSRRAEVLDNAAKCIQRRLRTFILHRDFISLRAAAISIQSCCRGCIARKIYVAKRETAAAISIQKYIRMCLKRCAYLELYSSTVIIQSHVRGFTTRKRFLHGKEHRAATVIQAYWRMAKVRSTFRRRQASIVAIQCLWRRKQAKRELRRLKQEANEAGALRLAKSKLEKQLDELTWRLHLEKKIRGSNEESKQMEISKLQKMLEALNLELDAAKLATINECNKNAVLQNQLVLSMKEKSALEKELVVMEEVRKENALLKDSLSAFEKKCTNLELELMDAQKGRIEMVEKLREFEQKCSQLEQSVKSLEGKVLNLEEENHVLRQKALSAAPKSNRSGLAKSLSEKYSSVISSRTERKPLFETPTPTKLAPFTSGLTDPRRPKLTAERHQDNYEFLSRCIKENLGFKNGKPLAARIIYKCLLQWRAFESERTAIFDYIIEGINDVLKVKDDASLLPYWLSNTSALLCLLQRNIRSNGFLTPTAHRHTGSSGFSSRLGHL; encoded by the exons ATGAGTTTTCGAAAGGGCGCTAAGGTTTGGGTCCAGGACAGGGTTGATGCTTGGATACCTGCCGAAGTTGTTGACTCCGGAGGCGGCGGCGGTGGCGGCGGAGTCAACAATAGTCGTATTCAGCTCGTGACCGACTCCGGCAAGAAG gTTTTTTCTACCCCTGATAAGCTGTTCCCGCGGGATGCGGATGAAGAAGAGCATGGTGGAGTTGAAGACATGACTAAGCTGGCTTACTTGAATGAGCCAGGAGTGTTGTACAATCTTCGGAGGAGATATGCGCTCAATGATATCTAT ACTTATACAGGAAGCATTTTAATAGCTGTTAATCCCTTCACAAAGCTTCCTCATTTGTATGAAATCCATATGATGGAGCAGTATAAGGGAGCTCCATTCGGTGAGCTTAGCCCACATGTTTTTGCTGTTGCAGATTCTTCTTATAG AGCAATGATGAGTGAAGGTAAAAGTCAATCTATCTTGGTAAGCGGTGAAAGTGGTGCTGGCAAAACTGAGACAACAAAATTAATCATGCAGTATCTTACCTTTGTTGGTGGACGTGCTGCTGGTGACGATAGAACAGTTGAACAACAAGTTCTGGAA TCAAATCCACTTTTAGAGGCATTTGGTAATGCAAGGACAGTCAGAAATGACAATTCAAG TCGTTTTGGGAAGTTTGTTGAAATTCAGTTTGATTCAAGTGGTAGAATATCTGGTGCTGCAATTAGAACATACTTATTGGAAAGATCACGAGTAGTGCAGATAACGAATCCAGAAAGAAATTATCACTGTTTTTATCAGTTGTGTGCATCTGAAATG GATGCAGAAAAGTATAAGTTGGGACATCCAAGCCACTTCCACTATTTAAACCAAAGTAAAATCTATGAACTTGATGGTGTAAGCAATGCTGAAGAATATGTGAAGACGAGGAGGTCAATGGATATTGTTGGCATAAGTCATGAGGACCAG GAAGCCATATTTCGTGTCTTAGCTGCAATTTTACATTTGGGGAATATTGAATTTTCTCCTGGAAAAGAGCATGACTCGTCAGTAGTAAAGGATGAGAAATCAAGATTCCATATGCAGATGGCTGCTGAACTCTTCAT ATGTGATGTAGAGCTACTACTAGCAACATTATGTACTCGGTCAATACAAACTCGAGAGGGAAATATAATTAAAGCTCTTGATTGTAATGCTGCTGTTGCTGGACGGGATGCTTTGGCAAAAACGGTTTATGCTCGTTTATTTGATTG GCTTGTTGATAAGATCAATAGGTCTGTTGGTCAGGATACAAATTCTCAGATTCAAATTGGAGTTCTCGATATCTATGGCTTTGAGTGCTTCAAGGATAATAG TTTTGAGCAATTCTGCATCAATTTTGCAAATGAAAAGCTTCAGCAACATTTTAATGAG CATGTATTCAAGATGGAGCAGGAAGAGTATGGTAGAGAAGAAATAAACTGGAGTTACATTGAATTCGTGGACAACCAAGATGTGTTGGATCTAATTGAAAAG AAACCCATTGGTATCATTGCTCTATTGGATGAAGCCTG CATGTTCCCAAAATCTACATATGAAACATTCTCAACCAAGTTGTTTAACCATTTCCAGTCTCACCCGAGATTGGAAAAGGAGAAGTTTTCACAAACTGATTTCAGTATTTCTCATTATGCTGGAAAG GTTACATATCACACAGATTCCTTCTTAGACAAAAATCGTGATTATGTTGTAGTAGAACACTGTAATCTATTATCTTCTTCGAAATGCCCCTTTGTGTCTGGTCTTTTTCCTTTGCTACCAGAGGAATCTTCAAGATCATCTTACAAGTTTTCATCTGTGGCATCCAGATTTAAG CAACAACTCCAAGCTCTTATGGAGACCCTTAAATCAACAGAGCCTCATTACATACGATGCGTGAAGCCAAATTCTTTGAACCGACCACAAAAGTTTGAGAATTCCAGTGTCATACACCAATTGCGATGTGGG GGTGTCCTTGAGGCTGTTCGTATAAGCCTAGCTGGTTACCCCACCCGAAGGACTTATTCAGAGTTTGTGGATCGCTTTGGCTTAATAGGCCCTGAATTAATGGACGGGAG TTATGATGATAAAGTTGCAACCGAGAGAATTCTGAAGAAGCTCAAGCTTGATAACTTTCAG ttGGGTAGGACCAAAGTATTTCTCAGGGCTGGTCAAATTGGTATTTTAGACTCCAGACGAGCTGAGGTTCTGGACAATGCTGCAAAATGTATTCAGCGGCGACTGAGGACATTTATTTTACACAGGGATTTCATCTCACTCAGAGCTGCTGCAATTTCTATTCAGTCATGCTGCAGGG GGTGCATTGCACGAAAGATTTACGTTGCTAAAAGGGAGACCGCTGCAGCTATCTCTATTCAGAAATACATCCGTATGTGTCTAAAGAGGTGTGCTTACTTAGAACTATATTCATCTACTGTCATCATTCAGTCACATGTCCGTGGTTTTACAACTCGCAAAAGATTCTTGCATGGAAAGGAGCATAGAGCTGCTACTGTTATTCAG GCATATTGGAGGATGGCCAAGGTTAGGTCAACTTTCCGACGTCGTCAAGCTTCAATTGTGGCAATACAATGCCTTTGGCGGCGTAAACAAGCTAAAAGAGAGCTTCGGAGACTTAAGCAA GAGGCTAATGAGGCTGGTGCTCTCCGTTTAGCTAAGAGTAAACTTGAGAAGCAATTGGACGAGCTGACATGGCGTTTGCAtcttgaaaagaaaataagg GGTTCCAATGAAGAGTCTAAGCAAATGGAGATTTCCAAACTTCAAAAGATGTTAGAAGCCTTGAATCTTGAATTAGATGCAGCTAAATTGGCAACAATTAACGAATGCAATAAGAATGCTGTTCTGCAAAATCAGTTGGTATTGTCAATGAAGGAAAAATCTGCTTTAGAAAAAGAGTTGGTTGTAATGGAGGAAGTACGGAAGGAAAATGCTCTCCTAAAG GATTCTTTGAGTGCCTTCGAAAAGAAGTGCACAAATTTGGAACTTGAACTCATGGATGCTCAAAAAGGCCGTATAGAAATGGTTGAGAAACTGAGAGAATTTGAACAGAAGTGTTCTCAACTGGAGCAAAGTGTTAAGAG CCTTGAGGGGAAGGTATTGAATTTAGAGGAAGAAAATCATGTGCTTCGGCAGAAAGCCTTAAGTGCTGCTCCTAAGAGTAACCGTTCAGGTCTTGCAAAGTCATTGTCAGAG AAATATTCAAGCGTAATTTCTTCCCGCACTGAGAGAAAGCCCCTATTT GAGACACCCACACCCACAAAACTTGCTCCCTTTACATCAGGCTTGACAGACCCTCGTCGTCCTAAGTTAACAGCAGAGAGGCACCAG GATAACTATGAATTTCTTTCTAGGTGTATCAAAGAAAATTTGGGATTTAAAAATGGTAAACCTCTGGCAGCTCGTATCATATACAAATGTCTTCTTCAATGGCGTGCCTTCGAATCTGAGCGCACAGCTATTTTTGATTACATAATTGAGGGCATAAACGATGTTCTAAAG GTTAAGGATGATGCCTCTCTATTGCCATATTGGCTTTCAAATACATCTGCCCTGCTGTGCCTTTTACAGAGGAACATACGTTCAAATGGCTTTTTAACTCCCACTGCTCATCGTCATACGGGATCTTCTGGTTTCAGCAGCCGATTAGGCCAT TTATGA
- the LOC107605483 gene encoding uncharacterized protein LOC107605483: MCLCFSDKSTLLSLSLSLSLSSCKSICLSLFLESLYVEFCFVLGFLRTMMSLETLGLAVVPPRANVFMEAREVDDVAKKPAAAEVEECSTSSSSSIGRNSDDDDDVSSERSMDSNSNENGENEAQSSYNGPLHAMESLEQVLPIRRGISKFYNGKSKSFTSLGDAASTPSMKDIAKPENAYTRRRRNLMAFNHVWDNKNRSSMLRSNSGGIYKRTTTLSSSRSSLALAVAMNNSESSSSMTSSEDSTTSSSNSTPQLLLPPLHPRSNKASVSPTSLLQRSFSPWRSFSMADLHHCAIAATVKIPSPSLGDETAHPS, translated from the exons ATGTGTTTGTGTTTTTCTGACAAAAGCacattactctctctctctctctctctctctctctcttcatgcAAATCTAtctgtctctctctctttcttgaaTCTTTGTATGTTGAGTTTTGTTTTGTGTTAGGCTTCTTGAGGACAATGATGAGCCTCGAAACGCTGGGGTTGGCGGTGGTTCCACCACGCGCCAACGTGTTTATGGAGGCGCGTGAGGTTGATGACGTGGCAAAGAAGCCTGCAGCTGCGGAGGTGGAAGAGTGCAGTACGTCGTCGTCGTCTTCGATCGGAAGGAACagcgacgacgacgacgacgttTCGTCTGAGAGATCAATGGACAGTAATAGTAATGAGAATGGTGAAAATGAGGCTCAGAGTTCTTACAATGGACCCTTGCATGCCATGGAATCTTTAGAACAAGTTCTTCCAATAAG GAGGGGTATTTCAAAGTTCTATAATGGCAAGTCCAAGTCATTCACAAGCCTTGGTGATGCAGCATCTACACCATCCATGAAAGACATTGCGAAACCGGAGAATGCATACACAAGGAGGCGTAGGAACTTGATGGCGTTTAACCATGTTTGGGATAATAAGAATCGAAGTTCCATGTTGAGGAGCAATAGTGGTGGCATTTACAAGAGGACAACAACATTGAGCTCGAGTCGAAGTTCATTGGCTCTTGCTGTTGCAATGAACAACTCTGAAAGTAGTAGTAGTATGACTAGTAGTGAGGATTCGACAACTTCAAGCTCGAATTCGACGCCCCAATTGCTTCTTCCGCCACTACATCCGCGTAGCAATAAGGCGTCTGTGTCTCCGACCTCTCTGCTGCAGAGGAGTTTCTCTCCATGGAGGTCATTTTCCATGGCCGATCTACATCATTGTGCCATTGCAGCAACAGTTAAGATCCCAAGCCCCTCCCTTGGAGATGAAACAGCTCATCCGTCATAG